One segment of Clostridium ljungdahlii DSM 13528 DNA contains the following:
- a CDS encoding threonine aldolase family protein, with translation MYSFKNDYSEGAHPRILNALVESNMEQTSGYGEDIYTERAVELLKQKIKRDDAHIHLFVGGTQANLTAISAFLRPHEAAIAANTGHILVHETGAIEATGHKIISIKVSNGKLSPEDIKPALDEHTDEHMVKPKLVYISNSTEIGSIYKKSELEKLSKFCKENKLLLYIDGARLGSALCSEENDVELSDLARLADAFYIGGTKNGALMGEAMVICNNSLKEDFRFYIKQKGALLAKGRLLGIQFLELFKDDLYFDLAKHANVMADLLRKEISKAGYSFLTHSPSNQIFPILPNKLIEKLGNKYSFTIWQKSDKYNSVIRLVTSWATKESMALDFINDLKNFTEV, from the coding sequence ATGTATAGTTTTAAAAATGATTATAGTGAAGGAGCTCATCCAAGAATATTAAATGCTTTAGTTGAATCAAATATGGAGCAAACTTCAGGTTACGGTGAAGATATATATACAGAAAGAGCTGTTGAGCTTTTGAAGCAAAAAATTAAGCGAGATGATGCCCACATTCACCTGTTTGTTGGAGGCACACAGGCAAATCTCACTGCAATTTCAGCTTTTTTAAGACCTCATGAAGCAGCTATTGCTGCTAATACAGGACATATACTAGTTCACGAGACAGGAGCTATAGAAGCTACAGGGCATAAGATTATCTCTATAAAAGTAAGCAATGGCAAACTAAGTCCCGAAGACATCAAACCTGCCTTAGATGAACATACCGATGAGCATATGGTAAAGCCTAAACTAGTGTACATCTCAAACTCTACAGAAATTGGTTCTATATATAAAAAAAGCGAACTAGAAAAACTAAGCAAATTTTGCAAAGAAAATAAACTGCTTTTATACATAGATGGCGCAAGGTTAGGTTCGGCCCTATGTTCAGAAGAAAATGATGTGGAACTTTCTGATTTAGCTAGATTAGCAGATGCGTTCTATATAGGTGGGACCAAAAATGGTGCGCTAATGGGTGAGGCTATGGTCATATGTAACAACTCACTTAAAGAAGACTTTCGATTTTATATTAAACAAAAGGGAGCATTGCTTGCAAAAGGTAGACTTCTTGGAATACAATTCTTAGAACTTTTCAAAGATGACTTATATTTTGATTTGGCAAAGCATGCAAATGTCATGGCAGATTTACTTAGGAAGGAAATCAGTAAGGCTGGATATTCATTTTTGACCCACTCGCCTTCAAATCAGATATTCCCAATCTTACCAAACAAGTTGATTGAAAAGCTTGGAAATAAATATTCTTTTACAATTTGGCAAAAATCAGATAAATATAACTCCGTTATTCGCCTTGTAACTTCTTGGGCAACAAAAGAGTCTATGGCTTTAGATTTTATTAATGATTTAAAAAATTTTACTGAAGTGTAA
- a CDS encoding ABC transporter ATP-binding protein: MALINLKDIAVSYDGKTNILKKLNLDIEKGKLVSLLGPSGCGKTTTLRVISGFLEPTGGQFIFDGKDYTKIPVNKRNFGMVFQSYALFPHLNVFDNIAFGLKMRNVDKKTITESVNKFLEIVDLEEYGKRYPAELSGGQRQRVAIARALVIKPDLLLLDEPLSNLDAKLRLKMRVEIRKLQQRFGITTVFVTHDQEECFSISDKVAVMNKGVIEQYDTPEKIYSKPNTEFVAKFVGFENFIDLEYVKDDVFNADCNIEIHIKNHENVPGKIKATIRPDDIKILASDFTGNENILDGTIEVRTYLGKAYQYSVNTKLGSIIVNNGNDEVYDIGNEVKLYLPSNKLIIVKKSEEE, from the coding sequence ATGGCTTTAATAAATTTAAAAGATATTGCAGTTTCTTATGATGGAAAAACAAATATATTAAAAAAATTAAACCTTGATATTGAAAAGGGAAAGTTGGTTTCACTTCTTGGACCAAGCGGGTGTGGAAAAACTACTACATTGAGAGTAATAAGTGGCTTTTTAGAGCCAACAGGTGGTCAATTTATATTTGATGGTAAGGATTATACTAAAATACCTGTTAATAAGAGAAATTTTGGAATGGTATTTCAAAGTTATGCGCTTTTCCCTCATCTCAATGTTTTTGATAATATAGCTTTTGGACTTAAGATGAGAAATGTAGATAAAAAAACTATAACTGAGTCAGTTAACAAATTTCTTGAAATAGTAGATTTAGAAGAATATGGTAAAAGGTATCCTGCAGAATTGTCAGGAGGACAAAGACAGAGAGTTGCTATAGCTAGAGCACTTGTTATAAAACCTGATCTTCTTTTGCTGGATGAACCACTTAGTAATTTAGATGCTAAATTGAGATTAAAAATGAGAGTAGAAATTAGAAAATTACAGCAGCGTTTTGGAATTACAACTGTTTTTGTAACTCATGATCAGGAAGAATGCTTTTCCATATCAGATAAAGTTGCAGTAATGAATAAAGGTGTAATTGAACAATATGATACTCCAGAAAAAATATATTCAAAGCCTAATACAGAATTTGTGGCAAAGTTTGTAGGATTCGAAAATTTTATTGACTTAGAATATGTTAAAGATGATGTATTTAATGCAGATTGCAATATTGAAATTCATATTAAAAATCATGAAAATGTTCCTGGCAAAATAAAAGCTACTATAAGACCTGATGATATTAAAATATTAGCATCTGATTTTACAGGCAATGAAAATATACTAGATGGAACAATCGAAGTTAGAACATATTTGGGAAAAGCATACCAGTATTCTGTCAATACAAAGCTTGGATCAATTATTGTAAACAATGGAAATGATGAAGTGTATGATATTGGAAATGAGGTAAAGCTTTATTTACCTTCAAATAAATTAATAATTGTTAAAAAATCTGAGGAGGAATAA
- a CDS encoding ABC transporter permease produces the protein MRKKVLYLMLVPGILIILFFLMAPLINILIPTVVSDKGITPKLYLSFFKDSYLMNIFFRTLRIAIITTIACIILGVPVSYYLSRSDKKIRGLLLALTVFPLLTNSIVRAFAWMTILGKNGAINTLLINCHIISEPREILYTEFAIIIGSVYLFLPLMIVSLVGVMENINSDFVEAAQSLGASRIAAFFKVIFPLSVPGMIVGSILVFTGALTAYTTPQLLGGNKNTVLATLIYQKAMTLSDWTGASVVSAVMIIATLIVMFGINKFASRLYERGV, from the coding sequence ATGAGAAAAAAAGTACTTTATTTAATGTTAGTACCTGGAATTTTAATAATTTTATTCTTTTTAATGGCACCACTTATAAATATATTAATTCCTACAGTTGTAAGTGATAAAGGTATTACACCTAAGTTGTATTTATCTTTCTTTAAAGATAGTTATTTAATGAACATATTTTTTCGTACTCTTAGAATAGCAATTATAACGACTATTGCTTGTATAATACTTGGAGTACCAGTTTCTTATTATTTATCAAGAAGTGATAAAAAAATAAGAGGATTACTTCTTGCACTTACGGTATTTCCACTCCTAACCAACTCTATTGTTCGTGCATTTGCGTGGATGACTATACTTGGTAAAAATGGAGCTATAAACACACTACTTATAAATTGTCATATTATAAGTGAACCACGAGAAATTCTTTATACGGAGTTTGCAATAATTATAGGAAGTGTATACTTATTTTTGCCTCTTATGATTGTTTCTTTGGTTGGAGTAATGGAAAATATTAATAGTGATTTCGTAGAAGCTGCCCAAAGTCTTGGTGCTAGTAGAATAGCAGCCTTTTTTAAGGTCATTTTTCCATTAAGTGTTCCAGGAATGATAGTGGGAAGTATTCTTGTTTTTACTGGTGCATTAACGGCATATACAACACCCCAACTTCTTGGAGGAAATAAAAATACAGTGCTTGCAACGCTCATATATCAAAAGGCTATGACGCTAAGTGATTGGACAGGCGCTTCTGTAGTTTCTGCTGTCATGATTATAGCTACATTGATTGTTATGTTTGGAATCAATAAATTTGCATCAAGATTATATGAAAGGGGTGTATAG
- a CDS encoding ABC transporter substrate-binding protein, producing the protein MKKLPLALASIFLLSALSGCGSAAQSTDSKSDQKQLVISTWGLNEDALQKDVFEPFEKANNVKIVLETGNNGERLTKLKNNPNSNVDIMYLAESFSEEGIQDGLFEKIDYSKVPNAKKVIPKAQKFITEGYGPAYTLNRAAIVYNPEKVNGNIASWKDLWSPDFKGKIAIPDITTTFGPAMVCAASKKDGVDVTSDKGVDAFKSLQALKPNVVKTYTKSSDLVNMFSNGEITAAVAADFVYGSIKKAVPSVKFVDPGEGAYLNFNTVNIVKSSKNKELALKFINYVLSAEVEQKTSKDVGESPVNSDVKLQGTETQGLTYGDEVEKSNVLDFKFINKNNKNWIDQWNKIYNN; encoded by the coding sequence ATGAAAAAATTACCTTTGGCTTTAGCATCCATATTTTTGCTATCAGCACTTTCTGGATGTGGAAGTGCAGCGCAAAGTACAGATTCAAAAAGTGATCAAAAGCAACTTGTAATATCAACATGGGGATTAAATGAAGATGCTCTTCAAAAAGATGTTTTTGAGCCTTTTGAGAAAGCAAACAATGTAAAAATAGTTTTGGAAACAGGAAATAATGGAGAAAGATTAACTAAACTCAAAAATAATCCAAACAGTAACGTTGATATAATGTACCTTGCAGAATCTTTTTCTGAAGAAGGCATACAAGATGGATTATTTGAAAAAATTGATTATAGTAAGGTACCAAATGCAAAGAAAGTAATACCTAAGGCACAAAAGTTTATAACTGAAGGATATGGTCCAGCATATACTTTAAATAGAGCAGCTATAGTTTATAATCCTGAAAAAGTAAATGGAAATATAGCTTCATGGAAAGATTTATGGAGTCCTGATTTTAAGGGTAAAATAGCAATACCAGATATAACAACAACATTTGGACCTGCTATGGTTTGTGCAGCTTCAAAGAAGGATGGTGTTGATGTAACAAGTGATAAAGGTGTAGATGCATTTAAATCACTTCAAGCTTTAAAACCAAATGTAGTTAAGACATATACTAAATCTTCTGATCTTGTAAATATGTTTTCTAATGGAGAAATAACAGCTGCAGTTGCTGCGGATTTTGTTTATGGTTCAATTAAAAAAGCAGTTCCTTCAGTAAAATTTGTTGATCCAGGCGAAGGAGCATATCTTAACTTTAATACTGTAAATATAGTAAAAAGTTCAAAAAATAAAGAATTAGCATTGAAGTTTATAAATTATGTATTGAGTGCAGAAGTTGAACAAAAAACATCTAAAGATGTAGGCGAATCACCAGTTAACAGCGATGTAAAATTACAAGGTACGGAAACACAGGGTCTAACATATGGAGATGAAGTTGAAAAATCAAATGTTTTAGATTTCAAATTTATAAATAAGAACAATAAAAACTGGATTGATCAGTGGAACAAGATTTACAATAATTAG
- a CDS encoding ABC transporter permease, giving the protein MKKNKLLTLFVFLVYIFLFGPLLIVAVTAFGTDNFIAFPPKHIGIRWFIHVFQSPTFMTTLGISLEVSIAATLIALIVGIPACYVISRNDFRGKKFINNIFLSPVTIPGIVLGFALFRFITITLKMNILTSLLIGHVVIVIPYIIRVIGSSLGGLDYSIEEAAISLGASRIKTFFLVVMPNITSGIIAAFMLAFINSFNNVPVSIFLTGPGVSTLPISMMSYVEYNYDPSVSALSVILMFMTIIIMFIVEKTLGLNYFTK; this is encoded by the coding sequence ATGAAAAAAAATAAATTGCTTACATTATTCGTATTTCTTGTATACATATTTCTATTTGGACCGCTTTTGATAGTTGCTGTAACAGCTTTTGGAACAGATAATTTCATAGCATTTCCACCTAAGCATATAGGAATAAGATGGTTTATACATGTTTTTCAGTCACCAACTTTTATGACTACGTTAGGTATAAGTTTGGAAGTATCCATAGCTGCAACTTTAATTGCACTTATTGTTGGAATACCTGCATGTTATGTGATTAGTAGAAATGATTTTAGAGGAAAAAAGTTTATTAACAATATATTTCTATCACCAGTTACAATACCAGGAATAGTACTTGGATTTGCACTCTTTAGATTTATAACAATTACTCTTAAAATGAATATTTTAACTAGCTTATTAATTGGACATGTTGTTATAGTAATTCCATATATAATAAGGGTCATTGGCTCAAGTCTTGGAGGATTGGATTATTCTATTGAAGAAGCAGCTATAAGTCTTGGAGCTTCTAGAATAAAAACATTTTTTCTAGTTGTCATGCCAAATATAACATCTGGTATAATTGCAGCCTTTATGTTGGCATTTATAAATTCCTTCAATAATGTACCTGTATCTATATTTTTAACAGGACCGGGAGTGAGTACGCTGCCGATAAGTATGATGAGTTATGTTGAATACAATTATGACCCTAGTGTTTCAGCTCTTTCAGTCATATTGATGTTTATGACTATTATAATAATGTTTATTGTTGAGAAAACTTTGGGATTAAATTATTTTACAAAATAA